A window of the Hevea brasiliensis isolate MT/VB/25A 57/8 chromosome 6, ASM3005281v1, whole genome shotgun sequence genome harbors these coding sequences:
- the LOC131180817 gene encoding serine carboxypeptidase 1-like yields MMKLRLFIGLILSYCLLALLPFGEANQADSLERLLQSRRSQNPPISHPWSELHAKTEYPAIHAEPQDGLMQADKIVALPGQPDGVDFDQYSGYVTVNPKAGRALFYYFVESPQNSSTKPLVLWLNGGPGCSSLGYGAMEELGPFRVNSDGKTLFRNNYAWNNVANVIFLESPAGVGFSYSNMSSDYELAGDKSTADDAYAFLVNWLERFPHYKTRDFFIAGESYAGHYVPQLAYTVLQNNKKTNHTIINLKGIAIGNAWIDDFTNAMGLYDYIWTHALSSDEANEAIHKYCYSGGNHSEECYNSKLKALLEKGPIDFYNIYAPLCHETAPNGSTGSVYFFDPCSDIYVESYLNTAEVQTALHANLIKWSHCSGFNWTDSPVTILPVIKNLMASGIRVWIYSGDTDARVPVTSSRYSINSLNLPIKTPWRPWYTNKEVGGYVVAYEDVTFVTVRGAGHLVPSDQPERALTMISSFLQGSLPPSSP; encoded by the exons ATGATGAAATTAAGATTGTTTATTGGGCTAATTCTTTCTTATTGCCTCTTGGCACTGCTTCCTTTTGGTGAAGCTAATCAAGCTGATAGCCTTGAAAGGCTGCTTCAATCCAGAAGATCACAAAATCCTCCTATTTCACATCCTTGGTCTGAACTACATGCCAAAACTGAATACCCTGCCATACACGCTGAGCCTCAAGATGGGCTAATGCAAGCTGACAAGATTGTAGCTTTGCCTGGCCAACCTGATGGTGTGGATTTTGACCAGTACTCAGGATATGTGACAGTCAATCCAAAGGCTGGAAGAGCATTGTTCTATTATTTTGTGGAGTCCCCTCAGAACTCTTCAACAAAGCCTTTGGTTCTGTGGCTTAATGGAG GACCTGGATGTTCCTCTCTTGGTTATGGAGCCATGGAAGAATTAGGACCTTTTAGAGTAAATAGTGATGGAAAAACACTCTTCAGAAATAATTATGCTTGGAACAATG TGGCAAATGTGATCTTCTTGGAATCCCCTGCTGGGGTTGGCTTCTCATACTCAAATATGTCTTCTGACTACGAACTCGCCGGCGATAAGAGTACTGCGGATGATGCCTATGCATTTCTTGTCAATTGGCTTGAGAGGTTCCCACATTACAAGACCAGAGATTTTTTCATAGCAGGAGAGAGCTATGCTGGTCATTATGTACCTCAGCTTGCATACACAGTTCTGCAGAACAACAAGAAAACAAATCATACCATCATTAATCTGAAAGGCATTGCG ATAGGAAATGCATGGATTGACGATTTTACAAATGCAATGGGACTATATGATTATATATGGACTCATGCTTTAAGCTCAGATGAAGCAAATGAAGCTATCCACAAGTATTGTTACTCTGGAGGCAATCATTCGGAAGAATGCTACAACTCAAAATTGAAAGCCTTACTTGAGAAGGGTCCTATCGACTTTTATAACATTTATGCCCCACTTTGCCATGAAACCGCACCCAATGGGTCAACTGGTTCT GTCTATTTCTTCGACCCCTGCTCAGACATCTATGTAGAATCTTATCTGAATACTGCAGAGGTGCAAACTGCTTTGCACGCAAATCTCATAAAATGGAGCCATTGCAG TGGCTTTAACTGGACTGATAGCCCAGTTACCATTCTACCTGTTATCAAGAATCTAATGGCAAGTGGTATCAGAGTCTGGATATACAG TGGTGACACTGATGCACGTGTGCCAGTTACATCATCTAGGTACTCAATAAACAGTCTCAACCTTCCCATCAAGACCCCTTGGCGGCCCTGGTACACCAACAAAGAG GTTGGAGGGTATGTGGTAGCATATGAAGATGTGACATTCGTGACAGTAAGAGGAGCAGGACATCTAGTTCCAAGCGACCAACCAGAGCGTGCACTCACCATGATTTCGTCATTCCTGCAAGGAAGTCTCCCTCCTTCCTCACCATGA